Proteins from a single region of Chloroherpeton thalassium ATCC 35110:
- a CDS encoding DMT family transporter has translation MKTSFGAYAAMLGQTVLAGLSFAFARDASVEFEPFVLLLLRTLGSALFFGLIFYLRGGFNHSPKPSGSAWLKVGLLAFIGVALNQFLFLLGLKYTTPANSAVLYTLTPLIVLFISVYFFKTEQLNAHKISGAVIAIVGALLVLFAQGYSFESDLMFGNFITLGAVLSWAAYLSFGKRILPKYDSLQITATIMMLAAVIYFPIGIWFLPDFDWHEISMQAWIGFIYITFFSSALAYLLLTVALNKIDSSQASVFINAQPFVAVLFSVLAYGEVLTPSLIFGGLLSMLGILLMQRTALKS, from the coding sequence ATGAAAACATCTTTTGGGGCGTATGCCGCCATGCTTGGGCAAACGGTGCTGGCCGGCCTGAGCTTTGCCTTTGCACGAGACGCTTCCGTTGAATTTGAGCCATTTGTTTTGCTTTTGCTTCGAACCCTTGGCTCAGCACTTTTCTTCGGATTGATTTTCTACCTGCGCGGCGGGTTCAACCATAGCCCAAAACCTTCGGGCTCAGCGTGGCTGAAAGTCGGCCTGCTAGCGTTCATCGGTGTAGCGCTCAATCAATTTCTTTTTTTGTTAGGGCTCAAATATACAACGCCGGCAAATAGCGCCGTGCTCTACACTTTAACACCGCTCATTGTACTTTTTATTTCGGTCTACTTTTTCAAAACGGAGCAGCTGAATGCTCATAAAATTTCCGGCGCAGTGATTGCCATTGTGGGCGCACTTCTGGTGTTATTTGCGCAAGGCTACAGCTTTGAATCCGATTTGATGTTTGGCAATTTTATCACGCTGGGCGCGGTTTTGAGCTGGGCGGCATATCTTTCTTTTGGCAAGCGAATTTTGCCAAAGTACGATTCGCTTCAAATCACAGCCACCATTATGATGCTTGCCGCTGTGATTTATTTTCCAATTGGCATTTGGTTTTTACCCGATTTTGATTGGCACGAAATTTCCATGCAAGCCTGGATTGGATTCATTTACATTACTTTTTTCAGTTCAGCGCTGGCTTATTTGCTTCTCACGGTCGCTCTAAACAAAATAGATTCCTCGCAGGCGTCCGTTTTCATCAATGCCCAACCCTTTGTTGCGGTTTTGTTTAGCGTGCTGGCTTACGGCGAAGTGCTCACGCCGAGCTTAATTTTCGGCGGACTTTTATCCATGCTCGGCATTTTGCTAATGCAGCGAACCGCTCTAAAAAGCTAA
- a CDS encoding TorD/DmsD family molecular chaperone, whose amino-acid sequence MKNDTSPQQLETYSKGYHLLAGFFLGPFDRKLLSHAQALPYVMESLRRAYRGAPDEAALLDLAGADHYELFCRQVFPYESFFLSEDARLGGSVSGAVQDFYGRYRFEDELLLQESPDHFGLQLRFLGFLINREATALKARKLREAKAMRHAQRDFLSEHLLHWIYPLVVSVREHGFCFFSFLTEVAFELVLEHWRLLAAHSDKPQAIRHHSGEATEAFEPEAFLEQEETDLKKITGILMRPMQSGVMLSHKTMARVTQASRLPGFFNQRETTFKKLLETAIEYEKLPEVLQSLDACLLQWKQNYEAAPGELKPFTEHWIKRLENSRRVVDAMLKATATQ is encoded by the coding sequence ATGAAAAACGATACATCTCCCCAGCAGCTTGAGACTTATAGCAAGGGCTACCATCTTTTGGCCGGATTTTTTTTAGGCCCGTTTGATAGAAAATTGCTTAGCCACGCGCAGGCGCTCCCGTATGTTATGGAAAGCTTGCGCCGTGCATATAGGGGCGCACCGGACGAAGCCGCTTTACTCGATTTGGCGGGTGCTGACCATTATGAGCTTTTTTGCAGGCAGGTTTTCCCTTACGAAAGCTTTTTTCTCAGTGAAGACGCACGGTTAGGCGGAAGCGTTTCCGGCGCGGTTCAGGATTTTTACGGGCGCTACCGATTTGAGGACGAACTGCTTTTGCAGGAAAGTCCCGACCATTTCGGCCTTCAGCTTCGTTTTCTCGGGTTTTTGATAAACCGTGAGGCAACGGCGCTCAAGGCAAGAAAATTGCGAGAGGCAAAAGCTATGCGCCATGCGCAGCGGGATTTTCTTTCGGAGCATCTGTTGCATTGGATTTATCCGCTTGTCGTTTCGGTGCGCGAACACGGGTTTTGCTTTTTCAGCTTCCTAACGGAGGTGGCGTTTGAACTCGTGTTGGAGCATTGGCGACTTTTGGCGGCGCATTCCGATAAGCCGCAAGCCATTCGGCATCATTCCGGAGAGGCCACGGAAGCGTTTGAACCGGAGGCTTTTTTGGAGCAAGAGGAAACCGATTTGAAAAAAATCACGGGGATTTTAATGCGTCCGATGCAATCTGGCGTGATGCTCAGCCACAAAACAATGGCGCGGGTTACGCAGGCCTCGCGCTTGCCGGGCTTTTTCAACCAGCGCGAAACGACCTTCAAAAAACTGCTGGAAACGGCGATTGAATACGAAAAATTGCCCGAAGTTTTGCAAAGTTTGGACGCCTGTCTTTTGCAATGGAAACAAAACTATGAAGCTGCTCCCGGCGAGCTAAAGCCATTTACTGAACATTGGATTAAGCGTTTGGAAAACAGTCGCCGCGTGGTGGATGCCATGTTGAAGGCGACAGCAACGCAGTAA
- a CDS encoding TonB-dependent receptor encodes MKKLYVQSFFTIFLLLSVLASPAVHAQDAGIIEGSVIDRDTQQPIIGARIEVLGTTLGAIADMNGQFFIEGLQSGTYRLKATAVDYQPIVKSDIAVGSAQSVKLVVEMQIDAYQAGEIVVTATQLFNKAEDVKVSSNELSQEEIRRSPGSAEDVSRMVQALPGVATAADSRNDLIVRGGSPIENFIMIDGIEVPNINHFGTQGASGGPIGMINVDFLQEVTFSAGGFPVKYGDRLSSIMDIQYRDGDKNKLTGKFDLGLAGAGFIVEGPIQKGKSSYIVSARKSYLDLLLSSTGLTAVPNYTNFNLKATYELSPTHKLAVIGLGGIDRIEFKGAEDEDDPSNDHIEYDAWQSVIGLSHKWLAGKQTYVQTSLSQNNYHYGIDVDSAGTSEFSNNSLDSEVLLRSDLSHRFSPADLFELGLQLCYLRTNNDIFQNSWIDYFSVQHETLHIDKLTEAFKLGFYTQYTKTFYRRFSLTGGLRYDYFNYLNDPHAISPRASLSIDLQQNLKLNFAYGLYRQAVPLIWLIGDEANKNLKYIKATHAIAGVEYYPMEDVKVTVEVFNKNYDDYPASVANPQVSYATVGTEYGLLGMEALESASTGYARGIEFFVQKKLTQTLYGLVNYAYSQIRFKALDGVERPSSFDYRHMFTIMLGYKFSNTLELSGKWRYTSGKPYTPVDLEASTALNQLQLDFSKVNAYRFAAYHRLDIRIDKRYEFDGWNLVAFIDFENLYNRKNIDQLQWDEKKKRVDTVYQWSFLPAGGIKVEF; translated from the coding sequence ATGAAAAAGCTTTACGTGCAGTCATTTTTTACCATTTTTCTTTTGCTATCAGTATTGGCTTCGCCAGCCGTTCATGCGCAGGATGCGGGCATCATCGAAGGGTCCGTGATCGACCGCGATACGCAGCAGCCAATTATCGGTGCGCGCATTGAAGTACTTGGCACAACGCTTGGGGCTATCGCTGATATGAACGGTCAATTTTTCATTGAAGGGCTTCAGTCAGGCACTTATCGCTTGAAGGCAACGGCGGTTGATTATCAGCCCATTGTGAAATCAGATATTGCGGTGGGATCAGCGCAGAGTGTAAAGCTGGTGGTTGAAATGCAAATCGATGCGTATCAAGCGGGCGAAATTGTGGTAACGGCCACGCAGCTTTTTAACAAAGCGGAAGATGTGAAAGTGAGTTCGAATGAACTTTCGCAGGAAGAAATTCGCCGCTCGCCAGGTTCTGCCGAAGATGTCAGTCGCATGGTGCAAGCGTTGCCTGGGGTTGCTACGGCGGCAGACAGCCGCAACGATTTGATTGTTCGCGGCGGAAGTCCCATTGAAAACTTCATCATGATTGATGGCATTGAAGTGCCGAACATCAACCATTTTGGCACGCAAGGCGCTTCGGGCGGCCCAATTGGAATGATTAATGTCGACTTTTTGCAAGAGGTTACCTTCAGCGCGGGGGGATTTCCTGTCAAATATGGCGACCGGCTTTCCTCCATCATGGATATTCAATATCGCGATGGCGACAAAAATAAATTGACTGGAAAGTTCGATCTTGGCCTGGCTGGTGCAGGTTTCATTGTTGAAGGCCCAATTCAGAAAGGGAAAAGTTCTTACATCGTTTCTGCGCGAAAAAGCTATTTGGATTTGCTTTTGAGTTCCACAGGCTTAACCGCCGTGCCGAATTACACGAACTTCAATTTAAAAGCGACATACGAATTGAGTCCGACGCATAAGCTGGCGGTGATCGGTTTGGGCGGCATCGATCGTATTGAATTTAAAGGGGCAGAGGATGAAGATGATCCTTCGAATGATCATATCGAGTACGATGCCTGGCAATCTGTGATCGGTCTTTCTCACAAATGGCTTGCCGGAAAGCAAACGTACGTGCAAACTTCACTTTCTCAGAATAATTATCATTATGGCATCGATGTGGATTCTGCCGGAACTTCGGAGTTTTCAAACAATTCTCTCGATAGCGAAGTGCTGCTTCGTAGCGATCTTTCGCACCGATTTTCTCCGGCGGATTTGTTTGAACTGGGCTTGCAGCTGTGTTATCTCAGAACCAACAACGATATTTTTCAAAACAGCTGGATCGACTATTTCAGCGTGCAGCACGAGACGCTTCACATTGATAAACTGACGGAAGCTTTTAAACTGGGCTTTTATACGCAATACACCAAAACGTTTTATCGCCGGTTTAGCCTGACGGGCGGCCTGCGCTACGATTATTTTAATTATCTCAACGATCCTCATGCTATTTCGCCGCGAGCCTCGCTGAGCATCGATTTGCAACAAAATTTAAAATTGAACTTTGCGTATGGCTTGTATCGCCAAGCAGTTCCATTGATTTGGCTCATCGGTGATGAGGCCAATAAGAATTTGAAATACATTAAGGCCACTCATGCCATTGCGGGGGTTGAGTATTATCCAATGGAAGATGTGAAAGTCACGGTGGAAGTTTTCAACAAAAACTATGACGATTATCCAGCCAGCGTTGCAAATCCGCAAGTTTCTTATGCGACGGTTGGCACAGAATACGGGCTTTTGGGCATGGAAGCGTTGGAAAGCGCAAGCACCGGCTACGCGCGCGGCATCGAGTTTTTTGTTCAAAAAAAGCTCACCCAAACGCTCTATGGGCTGGTGAATTACGCCTATTCGCAAATTCGTTTTAAGGCGCTGGATGGCGTTGAGCGCCCCAGCAGCTTTGATTATCGCCACATGTTCACCATCATGCTGGGCTACAAATTTTCAAATACGTTGGAATTGAGCGGAAAATGGCGCTACACAAGTGGAAAGCCTTATACGCCAGTGGATTTGGAAGCCTCAACGGCGCTCAATCAATTGCAGTTAGATTTTTCTAAGGTGAATGCTTATCGTTTTGCGGCTTATCATCGGCTCGATATTCGCATCGATAAGCGCTACGAATTTGATGGATGGAACTTGGTTGCCTTCATCGATTTTGAAAATCTTTACAATCGTAAGAACATTGATCAATTGCAGTGGGATGAAAAAAAGAAGCGAGTCGACACCGTTTATCAGTGGAGCTTTCTTCCCGCCGGCGGAATAAAAGTAGAGTTTTAG
- a CDS encoding YidH family protein — MAYSKFHPDDLILRDLLARDRTVLANERTLLAYIRTAVGILFTGGTLIKFYHDILHFVILGAVLIFLSFVVAVLGGVRFFQVRGRLETIERIPEPHEMIQRQEKGALENV, encoded by the coding sequence ATGGCTTACTCAAAATTTCATCCTGACGATTTAATTCTCCGCGACCTGCTGGCACGCGATAGAACCGTGCTTGCCAACGAACGCACCTTGCTTGCTTACATTCGAACCGCGGTGGGCATTCTTTTCACCGGTGGCACGCTGATTAAATTCTATCACGATATTCTTCACTTCGTTATTCTGGGCGCCGTGTTAATTTTTTTATCATTTGTAGTTGCGGTTCTGGGCGGCGTTAGGTTCTTCCAGGTTAGAGGCCGTTTGGAAACCATAGAACGAATTCCCGAACCGCATGAAATGATTCAACGGCAAGAAAAAGGTGCTTTGGAAAATGTTTAA
- the rpsA gene encoding 30S ribosomal protein S1: MAASQTTQTVEEKVEPKVKKSKPVKFFADYGEAELKEMEALYSSTLNELNEEEIVKGRVVSISEKDVTIDVGLKSEGIVQLIEFQNPEELKEGDDVEVFLESIEDKMGQLILSKRKADVMRIWEKIYDSLEKGTIISGKIIARVKGGMTVSLSGVEAFLPGSQIDVKPVRDFDALVGQTMDFRVVKINPLTQNIVVSHKVILEEEYEARRKEMLANIKVGMVLEGTVKNITDFGIFVDLGGLDGLVHITDITWGRISHPSEAVNLDDPIKVVVIGYDADKQRVSLGMKQLTPHPWENIEEKYPAGTRVTGKVVSITDYGAFVEIEKGIEGLVHISEMSWTQHIKHPNQFVTMGQEVECVILNIDKEHTKLSLSMKQTEEDPWIVLAEKYPVDSEHKGIVRNITDFGVFVELESGVDGLVHISDLSWTKKIRHPSEIVKKNQELDVKVLKFDVKARRIALGHKQIEPDPWSDFENDYAVGTETKGKIAQIIEKGVIVELPSGVDGFVPASHLLQGGVRDINASFKVGDELPLKVIEFDRENKRIILSALEYFKGKSKEEIEEYMKQHPKEKQEIQEATAELDAPSGSGDKKAKETEPAKAASSASESAPAKSNDEKK, translated from the coding sequence ATGGCAGCATCACAAACAACTCAAACCGTAGAAGAAAAAGTCGAACCTAAGGTGAAGAAGTCCAAACCTGTGAAGTTTTTCGCAGATTATGGCGAGGCTGAGCTGAAGGAAATGGAAGCGCTTTATTCAAGCACGCTCAACGAACTTAATGAGGAAGAAATTGTTAAAGGACGCGTTGTCTCAATTTCTGAAAAAGATGTCACGATTGATGTCGGCTTGAAGTCAGAAGGCATTGTTCAGTTAATTGAATTTCAAAACCCAGAAGAGCTGAAAGAAGGCGACGACGTCGAAGTTTTCCTCGAAAGCATCGAGGATAAAATGGGTCAGCTCATTCTCTCCAAGCGCAAAGCTGATGTGATGCGTATTTGGGAGAAAATTTATGATTCGCTTGAAAAAGGTACGATCATTTCTGGCAAGATTATTGCTCGTGTTAAAGGTGGCATGACCGTTTCACTTTCAGGCGTAGAGGCATTCTTGCCTGGTTCTCAGATTGATGTGAAACCAGTTCGCGACTTTGACGCACTCGTTGGCCAAACCATGGACTTCAGAGTTGTTAAAATCAACCCTCTCACACAGAACATTGTGGTTAGCCACAAAGTTATTCTTGAAGAAGAGTACGAAGCCCGCCGCAAAGAAATGCTTGCCAACATCAAAGTTGGTATGGTTCTCGAAGGCACCGTTAAGAATATCACCGACTTCGGTATTTTCGTTGATCTTGGTGGTCTCGACGGTTTGGTGCACATCACCGACATTACTTGGGGCAGAATTAGCCATCCTTCCGAAGCCGTTAATTTGGATGATCCGATTAAGGTGGTTGTTATCGGCTATGATGCGGACAAACAGCGCGTCTCGCTCGGCATGAAACAGCTTACCCCGCATCCTTGGGAAAACATCGAGGAGAAATATCCTGCCGGCACTCGCGTCACCGGAAAAGTGGTTTCTATTACCGATTACGGCGCATTTGTTGAGATTGAAAAAGGCATCGAAGGGTTGGTTCATATTTCTGAAATGAGCTGGACACAGCACATCAAACATCCGAACCAGTTTGTCACCATGGGGCAGGAAGTCGAATGTGTTATTCTCAACATCGACAAAGAGCACACCAAGCTTTCTCTTTCCATGAAACAAACCGAGGAAGATCCATGGATTGTGCTCGCTGAGAAATATCCGGTCGACTCCGAACATAAAGGGATCGTTCGCAACATCACCGACTTTGGCGTGTTCGTTGAGTTGGAAAGTGGCGTGGATGGTCTGGTTCATATTTCCGACCTTTCTTGGACAAAGAAAATTCGCCATCCAAGCGAAATCGTCAAGAAAAATCAAGAGCTTGATGTGAAGGTTCTCAAGTTTGACGTGAAAGCCCGCAGAATTGCGTTAGGCCACAAACAAATTGAGCCCGATCCATGGAGCGACTTTGAGAACGATTACGCTGTTGGCACAGAAACCAAAGGCAAGATTGCTCAGATTATTGAAAAAGGCGTCATTGTTGAATTGCCATCCGGCGTAGATGGATTTGTTCCGGCATCGCACTTGCTACAAGGCGGCGTTCGCGACATCAACGCGTCATTCAAAGTGGGCGATGAACTTCCTTTGAAAGTCATCGAGTTTGATCGCGAAAATAAACGAATCATTCTTTCGGCACTTGAATATTTCAAAGGCAAGAGCAAGGAAGAAATTGAGGAGTACATGAAGCAACATCCAAAAGAAAAACAGGAAATTCAAGAAGCAACCGCTGAACTTGATGCTCCATCTGGAAGTGGCGATAAAAAAGCGAAGGAAACAGAACCCGCAAAAGCGGCAAGTTCTGCATCGGAATCGGCACCTGCCAAATCCAATGATGAGAAGAAGTAA
- a CDS encoding 4-hydroxy-3-methylbut-2-enyl diphosphate reductase: MKVNVDMNSGFCFGVQFAIDRVEDEMKASGPLYSLGDIVHNAVEVERLEKLGLKTITIEEFKTLKNTRVFIRAHGEPPSTYKLALENNIELIDATCPVVMKLQQRIKEFYDRGYQVLIYGREGHPEVIGLCGQCNNEAIVLKHADLSDRGETEKIDFSRKTVLFSQTTKDTTGFYELKANLENVFREHHAAQNFDSAATESIVPDFQAKDTICRQVSNRDQKLAAFSKENECVIFVAGRKSSNGKVLFEVCKDANSNTHFIENQSELERAWFLRPDDSLVESVGVCGATSTPMWVMQQVAEHIRATFAAERFVQS, translated from the coding sequence ATGAAAGTCAATGTTGATATGAATTCTGGTTTTTGCTTTGGCGTCCAATTTGCCATTGATCGAGTTGAGGATGAAATGAAAGCCTCTGGTCCGCTTTACTCGCTGGGTGATATTGTCCACAATGCGGTTGAAGTTGAGCGCCTTGAAAAATTGGGCTTAAAGACCATTACCATAGAGGAATTTAAAACGCTTAAAAATACGCGGGTTTTTATTCGCGCACATGGCGAGCCACCTTCGACCTATAAGCTGGCGCTTGAAAATAACATAGAGCTCATCGATGCCACCTGCCCGGTGGTAATGAAACTTCAGCAACGCATCAAAGAATTTTACGATAGAGGCTATCAAGTTTTGATTTATGGCAGAGAAGGTCACCCTGAAGTGATCGGGCTATGCGGCCAGTGCAACAACGAAGCGATCGTTTTGAAACACGCTGACCTTTCCGATCGAGGTGAAACTGAAAAAATCGATTTTTCTCGAAAAACCGTGCTCTTTTCTCAAACCACAAAAGACACAACCGGTTTTTATGAATTGAAAGCCAACTTGGAAAATGTATTTCGCGAGCATCATGCTGCACAGAATTTTGATAGTGCTGCAACGGAATCAATTGTGCCGGATTTCCAAGCGAAAGATACCATTTGCCGACAAGTTTCAAATCGCGACCAAAAGTTGGCCGCCTTTTCCAAAGAAAATGAATGCGTGATTTTTGTGGCTGGCAGGAAAAGCTCGAACGGCAAAGTGCTTTTCGAGGTCTGCAAAGATGCCAATTCAAATACGCATTTTATAGAAAATCAATCCGAATTGGAGCGAGCGTGGTTTTTGCGTCCCGACGATTCGCTTGTGGAAAGTGTTGGGGTTTGCGGCGCCACATCCACGCCGATGTGGGTGATGCAGCAAGTGGCTGAACACATTCGCGCCACATTCGCTGCGGAAAGATTTGTTCAATCGTAA
- the cmk gene encoding (d)CMP kinase, whose amino-acid sequence MPEATLTKKIIIAIDGPAASGKSTTAKQLAQKLSYTYIDTGAMYRAVTLKVLRDAFFEKIFSDELFLKKLLSETEVILKGEKVFLDGEEVTKDIRTNEVSSKVSKVSSLPLVREKLVEYQRNMGKARGVVMDGRDIGTIVFPDAELKVFMIADAKERAKRRYAELKAKSPSGDPGVTLETLEQEILQRDEDDRTRAIAPLRKPDDARELDTSKMTIEEQVAAIYELATDVISQLK is encoded by the coding sequence ATGCCTGAAGCTACACTGACGAAGAAAATCATAATTGCGATAGATGGCCCCGCCGCTTCGGGTAAGAGCACGACAGCCAAGCAGTTAGCCCAAAAACTCAGTTACACGTACATTGATACCGGTGCCATGTACCGGGCCGTAACACTCAAAGTGCTTCGCGATGCGTTTTTCGAAAAAATATTTTCTGATGAACTGTTTTTGAAAAAGTTGCTTTCGGAAACTGAGGTAATTCTGAAGGGCGAAAAAGTTTTTCTTGATGGCGAGGAAGTCACCAAAGACATCAGGACAAACGAAGTGTCAAGCAAGGTTAGCAAAGTGAGTTCGCTGCCGCTGGTGCGAGAAAAGCTGGTTGAATATCAGCGCAATATGGGCAAGGCTCGCGGTGTGGTCATGGATGGCAGAGACATTGGGACGATTGTTTTTCCCGATGCAGAATTAAAAGTATTTATGATCGCCGACGCGAAAGAACGCGCCAAACGGCGATATGCGGAGTTGAAAGCGAAAAGCCCTTCCGGCGATCCAGGCGTCACACTGGAAACGCTCGAGCAGGAAATTTTACAACGCGACGAGGACGATCGCACCCGTGCTATTGCGCCGCTTCGCAAACCCGACGACGCCCGCGAATTAGATACCTCAAAAATGACCATAGAAGAACAAGTGGCCGCAATTTATGAACTGGCAACGGACGTGATTTCTCAGTTGAAATGA
- the era gene encoding GTPase Era yields the protein MNEEETQQAELAKQNDPQNKGFKAGFATILGEPNAGKSTLLNVLLGEKISIVTPKPQTTRKRVLGIFTDKSCQIVLLDTPGIMKPKYKLHEAMLDLADKSVEDSDVLVLLLDVEKYQKGKAELKADLAFQRIANTKKPVILVLNKVDLITKDASLELIAKFSSEYPFREIVPLSALKGYNIREFLKAVVPYLPASPPLYPPDILSTAPERFFVSEIIREKIFQFFSQEIPYSTEVDVEEFQENYEKNPARKDVLRCAIVVDRLSQKSILIGKDGKAIKRVGQAARKDIEAFLGRPVFLELFVKVKEGWREKESSLRDFGYK from the coding sequence ATGAATGAAGAAGAAACCCAGCAAGCAGAACTTGCAAAACAAAACGATCCGCAAAACAAAGGATTTAAGGCCGGTTTTGCAACCATTTTAGGCGAGCCAAATGCCGGTAAATCAACTCTTTTGAATGTGCTGCTCGGCGAAAAAATCTCTATTGTAACGCCGAAACCGCAGACCACCAGAAAGCGCGTGCTTGGAATTTTTACAGACAAATCTTGCCAGATTGTGCTTTTAGACACGCCCGGCATCATGAAGCCAAAATATAAGCTGCACGAAGCGATGCTCGATTTGGCTGATAAATCCGTTGAAGATTCCGATGTGCTGGTTTTGCTGCTCGACGTGGAAAAGTATCAAAAGGGAAAAGCGGAGCTAAAAGCTGATTTGGCCTTTCAGCGCATTGCAAATACAAAAAAGCCTGTGATTTTGGTGTTAAACAAGGTGGACTTAATTACGAAAGACGCGTCTCTTGAACTCATTGCAAAGTTTTCGTCGGAATATCCGTTTCGGGAAATTGTCCCGCTTTCCGCGCTGAAAGGCTACAATATTCGGGAGTTTCTCAAAGCGGTTGTTCCGTATTTGCCGGCCAGTCCGCCGCTTTATCCGCCGGATATTTTAAGCACAGCGCCAGAGCGATTTTTTGTGAGCGAGATCATTCGCGAAAAGATATTCCAATTTTTCAGTCAGGAAATTCCTTATTCGACTGAAGTGGATGTGGAAGAATTTCAGGAAAATTACGAGAAAAATCCGGCGCGAAAAGATGTGCTGCGTTGTGCCATTGTGGTGGATCGGCTATCGCAAAAATCGATTTTGATTGGAAAAGATGGGAAAGCGATAAAACGCGTGGGGCAAGCCGCTCGGAAAGATATTGAAGCTTTTTTGGGTCGCCCGGTATTTTTGGAGCTTTTCGTGAAAGTCAAAGAAGGCTGGCGGGAAAAAGAAAGTTCGCTTCGAGACTTTGGTTATAAATAA
- the rodA gene encoding rod shape-determining protein RodA: MREIKLFAQIDLTLLLSMLGLIVFGLMAIYSASHGVGVMGNYYKQLVWFGLSFFLLIIIFYMPPRIFQDYAYWIYGLSITGLVLVLLLGRKVGGATSWIDIGFARIQPSEFTKYSTILALARFLSERTTNIKTLRHFTTAIGIAVFPVILVLLQPDTGTALTYLTFIVPMIVIAGFDFYIIVLMAIPFVFALVGFINLYALVVLGFVMMGFLILMRKEAIFLSIGALAIGVMFGVFSSFYGKSILQPHQLKRIETFLDPMSDPKGAGYNALQAKVAIGSGGLWGKGFLEGTQTQLRFIPAQWTDFIFCVIGEEFGFIGSTVLLTTFLIFITRLVMLIHIIKNEFAALVISGIVSVFFGHILVNIGMTIGLMPIVGVPLPFLSYGGSSLLANMVAVAIVLNFYRNRRDLAL; encoded by the coding sequence ATGCGCGAAATAAAGTTATTTGCACAAATAGATCTCACCTTGCTTCTGTCCATGCTCGGGCTGATTGTTTTTGGCTTGATGGCCATTTATAGTGCCAGCCACGGCGTTGGCGTCATGGGAAATTATTACAAGCAACTGGTTTGGTTCGGCCTCAGCTTTTTCCTTCTGATTATTATTTTCTACATGCCGCCGCGCATTTTTCAAGACTACGCCTACTGGATTTATGGCCTTTCCATCACGGGACTTGTGCTTGTATTGCTGCTTGGCAGAAAAGTCGGTGGCGCCACCAGTTGGATCGACATTGGCTTTGCGCGCATTCAGCCGTCCGAGTTTACGAAATACTCTACCATCCTGGCACTGGCGCGTTTTCTTTCGGAGCGAACAACAAATATAAAAACCCTTCGACATTTTACCACCGCAATCGGCATTGCGGTTTTTCCCGTCATTTTAGTTTTGCTTCAACCCGACACAGGAACAGCGCTCACCTATTTAACATTCATTGTTCCGATGATTGTTATCGCCGGATTTGATTTTTACATCATCGTGCTAATGGCCATTCCGTTTGTGTTTGCATTGGTTGGATTTATCAACCTCTACGCGCTGGTGGTTCTGGGTTTTGTGATGATGGGATTTCTCATTTTAATGAGAAAAGAAGCCATATTTCTTTCAATTGGAGCGCTCGCCATCGGGGTTATGTTTGGTGTTTTTTCGAGCTTTTATGGAAAAAGCATTTTGCAGCCGCATCAGTTAAAGCGCATTGAAACCTTTCTCGATCCCATGTCCGATCCGAAAGGCGCAGGCTACAACGCTCTTCAAGCAAAAGTGGCAATCGGCTCGGGCGGACTTTGGGGAAAAGGTTTTTTAGAAGGAACGCAAACGCAGCTTCGCTTTATTCCGGCGCAATGGACGGATTTTATTTTCTGCGTTATCGGTGAAGAATTTGGGTTTATTGGCTCGACAGTGCTTTTAACGACGTTTTTGATTTTCATCACGCGCTTGGTCATGTTGATTCACATCATCAAAAACGAGTTTGCAGCTCTGGTGATTTCAGGGATTGTTTCCGTATTTTTTGGCCACATTTTAGTCAACATTGGAATGACAATTGGGCTGATGCCGATTGTGGGCGTTCCCTTGCCATTTCTTTCATATGGCGGGTCATCGCTTTTGGCAAACATGGTTGCGGTTGCCATTGTTCTAAATTTTTACCGAAACCGCAGAGATTTGGCTTTATAG